In the Acropora muricata isolate sample 2 chromosome 1, ASM3666990v1, whole genome shotgun sequence genome, one interval contains:
- the LOC136922280 gene encoding uncharacterized protein, with the protein MWRIPRFAFRLRSLSCTCRRTFTRSRIPYDVTGTSSFQLVLKSGDIHRNPGPHRKRCSTPKYPCGECQQTVTNKQDAILCAECKTWFHTKCIHMGKHSFQYYLVNYNLDWTCLLCSLPKCGNSFFDQSGEESTLELSYANLHREQENANVDSPPVPLRRTKETREILLIHMNVNSLQNKVEEVGSLIKESKAQVVFLTETKIDCTYPDLQFAQNGYSIYRNDRKKGAGGVMAYISDKLPSKRLGLPRKFTTIEPLAIQSKLGRHDALIVGIYRPPKPIGNNYHVTLENDLHDLTSWASVQKTLLVITGDLNLDRLRPFSREGKILCDLEDTHGLTCVITRPTRITINSQTLIDVILTNKPELFKDCGVFDVRVSDHALVYGLMKERNGFYESKVLTVRSYKDLNEKELQMDLDMAPWHVSSIFDSIDDQYSYWHTLLTSIVNDHVPLKKMRVRAMDVPYMTLEWKKAIRKKRRFARRYARNPTEENRDLMKTWRNAATRCRRRAIKEYWKEKADDLKTNPKNFYSVFKPFLHSKSKKCEKPVLNLDIEGAIERDQHKITEHFAKYFSSVANDIGDARLLGMSEDQLYYHESVQTITQSCNHQLPGHSPKFKFHTLEPREVAVALSALDPTKSTGHDLLPPKILKIASMELCYPLADLYNRCIESCDWPLHWKKGDWVPVFKKDNKQDIKNYRPVTVLTVIGKVFEQLLSKQLTSFIDPMLSNNLTAYQKGQSCETSLIGLVERWKQAVDNRNVVGVLSTDMSKAFDSLHPPLLINKLRAYGFSTDSLALMRSYFRDRKNRVRISQNASSGWYTTTRGCPQGSAFGPLLWNVFQTIYTSPLMKTGYLCTLMTTNCFQWRRQLTKRNVF; encoded by the coding sequence ATGTGGCGTATTCCTAGGTTTGCATTTCGACTTCGCTCGCTGTCATGCACCTGTAGAAGAACGTTTACAAGATCACGTATTCCTTACGACGTTACTGGtacaagctcttttcaattagTTTTAAAGTCCGGAGACATCCATCGTAATCCAGGAccacacagaaaaagatgcagTACCCCGAAATATCCCTGCGGCGAATGTCAACAAACGGTGACAAACAAGCAAGACGCCATATTGTGTGCGGAATGCAAAACCTGGTTCCACACTAAATGCATTCATATGGGAAAACACAGTTTCCAGTATTATCTAGTGAACTACAATCTTGACTGGACATGTCTTCTTTGCTCTCTTCCGAAATGTGGAAACTCTTTCTTTGACCAAAGCGGCGAGGAATCAACACTTGAGCTGTCCTATGCTAATTTGCATAGggaacaagaaaatgctaatgTAGATTCACCACCCGTTCCACTAAGAAGAACAAAGGAGACTCGTGAAATTCTGCTTATTCACATGAATGTAAATAGTCTTCAAAATAAAGTGGAAGAGGTTGGATCATTGATCAAGGAATCAAAAGCTCAAGTCGTCTTTCTTACTGAGACCAAGATTGACTGCACATATCCAGACTTGCAGTTTGCACAGAATGGCTATAGTATATACAGGAATGATCGTAAAAAAGGAGCAGGCGGTGTAATGGCGTACATTTCAGATAAATTACCTTCCAAACGGCTAGGATTGCCAAGAAAGTTTACTACGATCGAGCCACTGGCAATTCAGTCTAAATTAGGACGGCACGATGCATTAATTGTGGGCATCTATAGGCCACCCAAACCAATTGGAAACAATTACCATGTTACCCTAGAAAATGACCTCCACGATCTGACATCATGGGCTTCAGTTCAGAAAACATTATTGGTGATAACAGGCGATTTGAACCTCGACAGACTCCGACCATTCTCTAGGGAAGGGAAGATCTTATGCGATCTGGAAGACACACACGGGCTGACTTGTGTCATAACTAGACCAACAAGGATTACCATCAACAGCCAAACTTTAATTGATGTTATTCTAACTAACAAGCCTGAGCTGTTTAAGGATTGTGGCGTTTTTGATGTCAGAGTAAGTGATCATGCGCTGGTATATGGACTAATGAAAGAACGAAATGGTTTTTATGAGAGCAAGGTGCTAACTGTAAGAAGCTACAAAGATCTGAATGAAAAGGAATTACAAATGGACTTAGACATGGCTCCCTGGCATGTTAGCAGCATCTTCGATTCAATTGACGACCAATATTCTTATTGGCATACCCTTCTGACCAGCATTGTTAATGATCATGTCCCGCTGAAAAAGATGAGAGTCCGTGCGATGGACGTACCGTATATGACGCTTGAATGGAAAAAagcaattagaaaaaaaagaaggtttGCGAGACGATATGCAAGAAATCCAACTGAGGAGAACAGAGATCTCATGAAAACGTGGAGGAATGCCGCTACAAGATGTCGGCGGAGAGCAATCAAAGAGTATTGGAAAGAAAAAGCTGATGATCTCAAAACAAATCCTAAGAATTTCTACAGTGTTTTCAAGccttttcttcattcaaagtcgaaaaagtgtgaaaaaccTGTACTTAACCTTGACATAGAAGGTGCCATTGAAAGGGATCAACATAAGATCACGGAGCACTTTGCCAAATATTTCTCTTCAGTGGCTAATGACATTGGTGATGCTCGTTTATTAGGTATGTCCGAGGACCAGCTGTATTATCATGAGAGTGTGCAAACAATAACGCAAAGTTGCAATCATCAACTTCCTGGTCACTCTCCAAAGTTTAAATTCCACACGCTCGAGCCGAGGGAAGTTGCGGTGGCATTGTCTGCCTTGGATCCTACCAAGAGCACAGGTCACGACCTATTACCTCCGAAGATCTTAAAGATAGCGAGTATGGAACTTTGTTATCCCCTGGCCGACTTATACAACCGCTGCATTGAGTCTTGTGATTGGCCACTGCACTGGAAAAAAGGTGACTGGGTACCAGTGTTTAAGAAAGATAACAAACAGGACATCAAGAATTACAGACCTGTTACAGTACTAACGGTGATAGGGAAGGTCTTTGAGCAGCTACTGAGCAAACAGCTGACATCATTTATAGACCCAATGCTAAGCAACAACCTGACTGCATATCAAAAGGGTCAGAGCTGTGAAACCTCCCTAATTGGATTGGTTGAGAGATGGAAACAGGCTGTTGATAACAGGAACGTTGTTGGAGTCTTGTCCACAGATATGTCAAAGGCATTCGATTCGCTGCACCCTCCCCTACTGATTAATAAGCTAAGAGCATACGGATTTTCTACTGATTCACTAGCCTTGATGCGATCATATTTTAGAGATAGGAAAAACAGAGTGAGGATCAGTCAAAATGCATCAAGCGGTTGGTACACGACCACGAGAGGTTGTCCCCAGGGATCGGCCTTCGGGCCTCTTCTTTGGAATGTTTTTCAAACGATCTACACTTCTCCACTGATGAAAACAGGCTATTTATGTACGCTGATGACCACCAACTGTTTTCAGTGGCGAAGACAACTAACGAAGCGGAATGTTTTTTAA